The following are encoded together in the Juglans microcarpa x Juglans regia isolate MS1-56 chromosome 2D, Jm3101_v1.0, whole genome shotgun sequence genome:
- the LOC121250368 gene encoding GDSL esterase/lipase At5g37690 isoform X2 has protein sequence MAIALPGLAFAALVLAAASSAASAAAPVTFVFGDSLTEVGNNNYLQYSLAKSNYPWYGVDYVGGQASGRFTNGRTIGDIISEKLGTSSPPPYLSLSQNDDALLEGVNYASGGAGILNDTGLYFIQRLSFDDQINNFAKTKKRIQSKIGEVAANKLCNEATYFIGIGSNDYVNNFLQPFLPDGQQYTHDEFMDLLLSTLDQQLSRLYQLGARKMVMHGLGPLGCIPSQRVKSKNGQCLKRVNQWIQEFNSETQKLVASLNERLPNAKLIFADTYPAVLDLIDNPTTYGFKISNTSCCNVDSNIGGLCLPNSKLCSNRSEYVFWDAFHPSDAANAVLAEKLFSSLFSAALSPAPAPSP, from the exons atggccaTAGCATTACCAGGGCTGGCTTTTGCCGCATTGGTCTTGGCAGCTGCATCGTCCGCCGCATCAGCAGCGGCACCAGTGACATTTGTCTTTGGTGACTCCTTAACAGAAGTTGGAAACAACAATTATCTGCAATATTCTCTTGCAAAATCAAATTACCCTTGGTATGGTGTTGATTACGTTGGTGGGCAGGCCTCCGGGAGGTTCACAAATGGGAGGACAATTGGTGACATTATAT CGGAAAAGCTTGGGACTTCATCACCACCACCTTATCTGTCTCTGTCACAAAACGATGATGCTCTCCTTGAAGGGGTGAATTATGCATCCGGTGGAGCCGGAATTCTCAATGACACTGGACTTTATTTT ATACAGAGATTGTCCTTCGATGATCAAATAAATAACTTCGCAAAGACCAAGAAGAGAATCCAGTCAAAAATAGGAGAAGTGGCTGCCAACAAGCTTTGCAATGAAGCCACGTACTTCATTGGAATCG gaagCAATGATTATGTCAACAATTTCTTGCAACCCTTTTTACCAGACGGTCAGCAGTACACACATGACGAATTTATGGATCTATTGCTCTCCACCTTAGACCAACAATTATCT AGGCTGTATCAACTCGGTGCGCGAAAGATGGTCATGCATGGTCTTGGCCCACTCGGCTGCATTCCCTCTCAGAGGGTAAAATCAAAGAACGGCCAATGCTTAAAGAGAGTAAATCAATGGATTCAGGAATTCAACTCCGAAACACAAAAGCTAGTAGCCTCTCTAAACGAGCGCCTCCCAAATGCAAAACTAATATTTGCAGATACATATCCAGCAGTTCTGGATTTGATCGATAATCCCACCACATATG GATTTAAGATTTCCAATACATCGTGTTGCAATGTTGACTCGAACATCGGAGGGCTATGCTTGCCTAACTCCAAGTTGTGCAGCAATCGCAGTGAATATGTATTCTGGGATGCATTCCATCCCTCGGACGCAGCAAACGCAGTGCTTGCTGAAAAACTTTTTTCCAGCCTATTTTCTGCTGCTCTTTCCCCTGCACCGGCTCCGTCGCCCTGA
- the LOC121250368 gene encoding GDSL esterase/lipase At5g37690 isoform X1 — MAIALPGLAFAALVLAAASSAASAAAPVTFVFGDSLTEVGNNNYLQYSLAKSNYPWYGVDYVGGQASGRFTNGRTIGDIISEKLGTSSPPPYLSLSQNDDALLEGVNYASGGAGILNDTGLYFIQRLSFDDQINNFAKTKKRIQSKIGEVAANKLCNEATYFIGIGSNDYVNNFLQPFLPDGQQYTHDEFMDLLLSTLDQQLSRLYQLGARKMVMHGLGPLGCIPSQRVKSKNGQCLKRVNQWIQEFNSETQKLVASLNERLPNAKLIFADTYPAVLDLIDNPTTYGKTQKPQFRIINKVKQSNVLNVTLSFAGFKISNTSCCNVDSNIGGLCLPNSKLCSNRSEYVFWDAFHPSDAANAVLAEKLFSSLFSAALSPAPAPSP, encoded by the exons atggccaTAGCATTACCAGGGCTGGCTTTTGCCGCATTGGTCTTGGCAGCTGCATCGTCCGCCGCATCAGCAGCGGCACCAGTGACATTTGTCTTTGGTGACTCCTTAACAGAAGTTGGAAACAACAATTATCTGCAATATTCTCTTGCAAAATCAAATTACCCTTGGTATGGTGTTGATTACGTTGGTGGGCAGGCCTCCGGGAGGTTCACAAATGGGAGGACAATTGGTGACATTATAT CGGAAAAGCTTGGGACTTCATCACCACCACCTTATCTGTCTCTGTCACAAAACGATGATGCTCTCCTTGAAGGGGTGAATTATGCATCCGGTGGAGCCGGAATTCTCAATGACACTGGACTTTATTTT ATACAGAGATTGTCCTTCGATGATCAAATAAATAACTTCGCAAAGACCAAGAAGAGAATCCAGTCAAAAATAGGAGAAGTGGCTGCCAACAAGCTTTGCAATGAAGCCACGTACTTCATTGGAATCG gaagCAATGATTATGTCAACAATTTCTTGCAACCCTTTTTACCAGACGGTCAGCAGTACACACATGACGAATTTATGGATCTATTGCTCTCCACCTTAGACCAACAATTATCT AGGCTGTATCAACTCGGTGCGCGAAAGATGGTCATGCATGGTCTTGGCCCACTCGGCTGCATTCCCTCTCAGAGGGTAAAATCAAAGAACGGCCAATGCTTAAAGAGAGTAAATCAATGGATTCAGGAATTCAACTCCGAAACACAAAAGCTAGTAGCCTCTCTAAACGAGCGCCTCCCAAATGCAAAACTAATATTTGCAGATACATATCCAGCAGTTCTGGATTTGATCGATAATCCCACCACATATGGTAAAACCCAAAAGCCTCAATTCAGAATAATCAACAAGGTTAAACAAAGCAATGTCTTGAACGTGACTCTTTCTTTTGCAGGATTTAAGATTTCCAATACATCGTGTTGCAATGTTGACTCGAACATCGGAGGGCTATGCTTGCCTAACTCCAAGTTGTGCAGCAATCGCAGTGAATATGTATTCTGGGATGCATTCCATCCCTCGGACGCAGCAAACGCAGTGCTTGCTGAAAAACTTTTTTCCAGCCTATTTTCTGCTGCTCTTTCCCCTGCACCGGCTCCGTCGCCCTGA
- the LOC121248709 gene encoding glucan endo-1,3-beta-glucosidase 2-like, translating to MAVLILLLLLAASAVAAEEDAFIGVNIGTDLSDMPHPTQVVALLKAQQIRHVRLYNADRAMLIALANTGIQVMVSVPNEQLLGIGQSNSTAANWVSHNVVAHYPATNITAISVGSEVLTAIPNAATVLVSALKFIHSALVASNLDHQIKVSTPLSSSIILDSFPPFQAFFNRTWNPVLVPMLSFLQSTGSFFMLNIYPYYDYMQSNGVISLDYALFKPLPPTKEAVDANTLLHYSNVFDAMVDAAYFAMAFLNFTNIPVIVTESGWPSKGDSNEPDATLENANSYNSNLIRHVLNKTGTPKHPGIAVSTYLYELYNEDMKSGPVSEKNWGLFDANGSPIYILHLTGSGMVLANDTTNQTYCTARNGADPKMLQAALDWACGAGKVDCSPLLQGKPCYEPDNVLAHATYAFDTYYHKMGKDSGSCDFNGVAAITTTNPSHGSCMFPGSVGKDGSLVNITAPSINSTSSDSSGCNSYGAGLPSIFIVIRVLIWSVVFL from the exons ATGGCAGtgcttattcttcttcttttgctaGCAGCTTCTGCAGTTGCTGCTGAGGAAG ATGCGTTTATTGGTGTGAACATAGGAACGGACCTATCAGACATGCCACACCCAACTCAAGTAGTAGCCCTCCTCAAAGCCCAACAAATCCGACATGTCCGCCTATACAATGCCGACCGTGCCATGCTCATTGCACTTGCAAACACAGGCATCCAAGTCATGGTATCCGTCCCCAATGAACAGCTTCTTGGAATTGGCCAATCAAACTCCACTGCAGCTAACTGGGTCTCCCACAATGTCGTAGCACATTACCCAGCCACCAATATCACAGCAATATCTGTTGGTTCTGAGGTGCTAACAGCCATTCCAAATGCCGCGACAGTCCTTGTCAGTGCCCTCAAGTTCATTCATTCCGCTCTCGTGGCATCCAACCTCGACCATCAAATTAAAGTTTCGAcacctctctcttcctctattaTCCTTGATTCATTCCCTCCTTTCCAAGCCTTCTTTAATCGCACATGGAATCCAGTTTTGGTTCCCATGTTGAGTTTCTTGCAGTCTACTGGCTCGTTTTTCATGCTCAACATTTACCCTTATTATGACTATATGCAATCCAATGGCGTGATATCCCTAGATTATGCACTCTTCAAGCCTCTCCCTCCAACTAAAGAAGCTGTTGATGCTAATACTCTTCTCCATTACTCTAATGTCTTTGATGCAATGGTTGATGCAGCATACTTTGCCATGgcttttctaaattttactaACATTCCTGTCATAGTGACAGAATCAGGCTGGCCCTCAAAAGGCGATTCTAATGAACCTGATGCAACATTAGAAAATGCCAACTCTTATAACAGTAATTTGATAAGGCATGTTCTGAACAAAACTGGAACTCCCAAGCACCCTGGAATTGCTGTTAGTACCTATCTATATGAGCTCTATAATGAGGATATGAAAAGTGGACCAGTCTCAGAGAAGAACTGGGGATTGTTTGATGCAAATGGGTCGCCCATTTACATCTTACACTTGACAGGATCAGGAATGGTGTTAGCAAATGACACTACGAACCAAACTTACTGTACTGCAAGGAATGGTGCTGATCCGAAGATGCTTCAGGCTGCATTAGATTGGGCTTGTGGAGCAGGCAAGGTGGATTGCTCACCTTTGTTGCAGGGAAAACCATGCTACGAACCAGACAATGTGCTTGCACATGCAACTTATGCTTTTGACACTTACTATCATAAGATGGGGAAGGATTCTGGGTCATGTGACTTCAATGGGGTGGCTGCAATCACCACCACAAATCCAA GTCATGGTTCTTGCATGTTTCCAGGAAG TGTTGGCAAGGATGGCTCCCTGGTAAATATCACAGCTCCATCCATAAATTCCACAAGTTCGGACTCTTCAGGCTGCAATAGTTACGGTGCTGGTTTACCAAGTATCTTCATCGTTATCAGAGTTTTAATATGGAGTGTTGTATTCTTGTAA
- the LOC121248708 gene encoding uncharacterized protein LOC121248708 isoform X1, whose protein sequence is MAELWGSNVQSTNSESGIDELDHVPLTQRRKLLRENRQLLGSADPSPPVLEKGSENKSMPHVGVVFKEEEEDGHCNSSQQIRCTGVEADVARQDKLNVNACTLPKCQTLLVAPAKVKVEYFDNLLVSSGNGINGLAAADVSVSIEQNEIPGDFVDDDLDHIALKERLRMLLSRKRLELTKPVQKGSSGGLLEILIQQFTEKGKKETHLVEEELVSENQLCDNVESSASVFCRPLVNGSPDDITVESSVTNQYSRALTKSSDDMEILASDSKCSSERMLAESNSCESQDCLPANRSRVHTSTSSTVVEVKVEPRDDHNLHITDWNARHNFYCNKLRLKNKLELSDQLCGGEVDHKPLRDQMKMPTTLVEDSELNIARNIECLKKHVPSALGCSFIAPESTEPLCINRPRKRRKTATDSVETALEEDAPGLLKVLVDKGIFVDEIKLYGEMENDEALDESFSEDSFAELEDVMSKIFSQRDSCLKFAPIRCAKGARSSYCLACLFSLVEQTRYLQFRKWPVEWGWCRDLQSFIFVFKRHNRIVLERPEYGYATYFFEIVDSLPIDWQIKRLVTAMKLSNCGRLSVIENKALVVGEDLTKAEAQVLMEYGWVPNSGLGTMLNYCDRVVHDRKNEKDSSEWKSKIAKLLMDGYNGGSMVSTNIPKKVEEYIGSQNPEIKLEF, encoded by the exons ATGGCTGAATTGTGGGGCTCGAATGTACAATCAACTAATTCCGAGAGTGGAATCGATGAGCTCGACCATGTTCCCTTGACGCAACGGCGGAAATTGTTACGGGAAAACAGACAGCTTTTGGGTTCGGCCGATCCTAGTCCCCCTGTTCTTGAAAAGGGAAGTGAAAACAAATCTAT GCCCCATGTTGGTGTCGtctttaaagaagaagaagaagatgggcACTGTAATTCGTCACAG CAGATTAGATGTACCGGAGTTGAGGCTGATGTTGCTCGGCAAGATAAACTCAATGTCAACGCTTGCACTTTGCCCAAATGTCAGACACTGCTGGTGGCTCCTGCCAAAGTTAAGGTTGAGTATTTTGACAACTTGCTGGTTTCATCGGGTAATGGAATAAATGGTCTTGCCGCTGCTGATGTGTCAGTATCCATTGAGCAAAATGAGATCCCCGGTGACTTTGTTGATGATGATCTTGATCACATTGCTCTGAAAGAGCGGCTGAGGATGCTGCTATCAAG GAAACGGTTGGAGTTGACAAAACCAGTTCAAAAG GGTAGTTCTGGAGGTTTGCTAGAAATCCTAATACAGCAGTTCACTGAGAAGGGGAAGAAAGAGACTCATCTCGTTGAGGAAGAGCTAGTGTCTGAAAATCAACTTTGTGATAACGTTGAAAGTAGTGCTTCTGTTTTCTGCAGACCTTTAGTAAATGGTTCACCAGATGATATTACTGTGGAATCTTCTGTAACCAACCAATATTCACGGGCATTAACTAAATCCAGTGATGATATGGAAATTCTTGCAAGTGACAGCAAATGCTCGTCTGAGAGAATGCTTGCGGAGTCAAATTCATGTGAGTCACAGGATTGTTTGCCTGCCAACAGAAGTCGTGTGCATACTTCTACTTCATCAACTGTTGTTGAGGTCAAGGTTGAACCTAGGGATGACCATAATTTGCACATAACTGACTGGAATGCTAGGCATAACTTTTACTGTAACAAACTGCGGTTGAAGAATAAATTAGAGCTCTCTGATCAACTATGTGGAGGTGAGGTGGACCATAAGCCACTGAGAGATCAGATGAAGATGCCTACTACGCTGGTAGAGGATTCTGAATTGAATATAGCTAGGAACATCGAATGCTTGAAGAAACATGTGCCCTCTGCACTTGGATGTAGCTTTATTGCTCCAGAATCTACAGAACCACTTTGCATCAACCGtccaaggaagagaagaaagacaGCCAC GGATTCAGTTGAAACAGCCCTGGAGGAAGATGCACCTGGACTCCTGAAG GTGTTGGTTGACAAAGGCATATTTGTCGATGAAATTAAGCTTTATGGGGAAATGGAGAATGATGAAGCTCTTGATGAGTCATTTAGTGAAGACAGCTTTGCTGAGCTTGAAGATGTGATGTCGAAG ATTTTCTCTCAGCGCGACTCGTGCCTAAAGTTTGCACCTATACGATGCGCAAAGGGTGCAAGATCTAGTTATTGCTTGGCCTGTCTATTTTCACTCGTGGAGCAG ACACGATATCTACAGTTTCGAAAATGGCCTGTTGAATGGGGCTGGTGCCGAGACCTCCaatcatttatatttgtctTCAAGAGGCATAACAG GATTGTGTTAGAACGTCCTGAATATGGCTATGCGACATACTTCTTTGAGATAGTGGATTCTTTACCAATTGACTGGCAGATCAAGCGCTTAGTGACTGCGATGAAGCTTAGTAACTGCGGCAGGCTTTCAGTAATTGAGAACAAAGCATTAGTG GTTGGAGAAGACTTGACGAAAGCTGAGGCTCAGGTGTTGATGGAATACGGTTGGGTACCGAACAGCGGCTTGGGAACAATGCTCAACTATTGTGACAGAGTTGTGCATGATAGGAAGAATGAGAAGGACAGTTCAGAGTGGAAATCAAAGATAGCAAAGTTGCTGATGGATGGTTACAACGGTGGAAGTATGGTTTCAACCAACATTCCAAAGAAGGTTGAAGAATACATAGGTTCCCAGAACCCAGAAATTAAGTTGGAGTTTTAG
- the LOC121248708 gene encoding uncharacterized protein LOC121248708 isoform X2, which yields MAELWGSNVQSTNSESGIDELDHVPLTQRRKLLRENRQLLGSADPSPPVLEKGSENKSMPHVGVVFKEEEEDGHCNSSQIRCTGVEADVARQDKLNVNACTLPKCQTLLVAPAKVKVEYFDNLLVSSGNGINGLAAADVSVSIEQNEIPGDFVDDDLDHIALKERLRMLLSRKRLELTKPVQKGSSGGLLEILIQQFTEKGKKETHLVEEELVSENQLCDNVESSASVFCRPLVNGSPDDITVESSVTNQYSRALTKSSDDMEILASDSKCSSERMLAESNSCESQDCLPANRSRVHTSTSSTVVEVKVEPRDDHNLHITDWNARHNFYCNKLRLKNKLELSDQLCGGEVDHKPLRDQMKMPTTLVEDSELNIARNIECLKKHVPSALGCSFIAPESTEPLCINRPRKRRKTATDSVETALEEDAPGLLKVLVDKGIFVDEIKLYGEMENDEALDESFSEDSFAELEDVMSKIFSQRDSCLKFAPIRCAKGARSSYCLACLFSLVEQTRYLQFRKWPVEWGWCRDLQSFIFVFKRHNRIVLERPEYGYATYFFEIVDSLPIDWQIKRLVTAMKLSNCGRLSVIENKALVVGEDLTKAEAQVLMEYGWVPNSGLGTMLNYCDRVVHDRKNEKDSSEWKSKIAKLLMDGYNGGSMVSTNIPKKVEEYIGSQNPEIKLEF from the exons ATGGCTGAATTGTGGGGCTCGAATGTACAATCAACTAATTCCGAGAGTGGAATCGATGAGCTCGACCATGTTCCCTTGACGCAACGGCGGAAATTGTTACGGGAAAACAGACAGCTTTTGGGTTCGGCCGATCCTAGTCCCCCTGTTCTTGAAAAGGGAAGTGAAAACAAATCTAT GCCCCATGTTGGTGTCGtctttaaagaagaagaagaagatgggcACTGTAATTCGTCACAG ATTAGATGTACCGGAGTTGAGGCTGATGTTGCTCGGCAAGATAAACTCAATGTCAACGCTTGCACTTTGCCCAAATGTCAGACACTGCTGGTGGCTCCTGCCAAAGTTAAGGTTGAGTATTTTGACAACTTGCTGGTTTCATCGGGTAATGGAATAAATGGTCTTGCCGCTGCTGATGTGTCAGTATCCATTGAGCAAAATGAGATCCCCGGTGACTTTGTTGATGATGATCTTGATCACATTGCTCTGAAAGAGCGGCTGAGGATGCTGCTATCAAG GAAACGGTTGGAGTTGACAAAACCAGTTCAAAAG GGTAGTTCTGGAGGTTTGCTAGAAATCCTAATACAGCAGTTCACTGAGAAGGGGAAGAAAGAGACTCATCTCGTTGAGGAAGAGCTAGTGTCTGAAAATCAACTTTGTGATAACGTTGAAAGTAGTGCTTCTGTTTTCTGCAGACCTTTAGTAAATGGTTCACCAGATGATATTACTGTGGAATCTTCTGTAACCAACCAATATTCACGGGCATTAACTAAATCCAGTGATGATATGGAAATTCTTGCAAGTGACAGCAAATGCTCGTCTGAGAGAATGCTTGCGGAGTCAAATTCATGTGAGTCACAGGATTGTTTGCCTGCCAACAGAAGTCGTGTGCATACTTCTACTTCATCAACTGTTGTTGAGGTCAAGGTTGAACCTAGGGATGACCATAATTTGCACATAACTGACTGGAATGCTAGGCATAACTTTTACTGTAACAAACTGCGGTTGAAGAATAAATTAGAGCTCTCTGATCAACTATGTGGAGGTGAGGTGGACCATAAGCCACTGAGAGATCAGATGAAGATGCCTACTACGCTGGTAGAGGATTCTGAATTGAATATAGCTAGGAACATCGAATGCTTGAAGAAACATGTGCCCTCTGCACTTGGATGTAGCTTTATTGCTCCAGAATCTACAGAACCACTTTGCATCAACCGtccaaggaagagaagaaagacaGCCAC GGATTCAGTTGAAACAGCCCTGGAGGAAGATGCACCTGGACTCCTGAAG GTGTTGGTTGACAAAGGCATATTTGTCGATGAAATTAAGCTTTATGGGGAAATGGAGAATGATGAAGCTCTTGATGAGTCATTTAGTGAAGACAGCTTTGCTGAGCTTGAAGATGTGATGTCGAAG ATTTTCTCTCAGCGCGACTCGTGCCTAAAGTTTGCACCTATACGATGCGCAAAGGGTGCAAGATCTAGTTATTGCTTGGCCTGTCTATTTTCACTCGTGGAGCAG ACACGATATCTACAGTTTCGAAAATGGCCTGTTGAATGGGGCTGGTGCCGAGACCTCCaatcatttatatttgtctTCAAGAGGCATAACAG GATTGTGTTAGAACGTCCTGAATATGGCTATGCGACATACTTCTTTGAGATAGTGGATTCTTTACCAATTGACTGGCAGATCAAGCGCTTAGTGACTGCGATGAAGCTTAGTAACTGCGGCAGGCTTTCAGTAATTGAGAACAAAGCATTAGTG GTTGGAGAAGACTTGACGAAAGCTGAGGCTCAGGTGTTGATGGAATACGGTTGGGTACCGAACAGCGGCTTGGGAACAATGCTCAACTATTGTGACAGAGTTGTGCATGATAGGAAGAATGAGAAGGACAGTTCAGAGTGGAAATCAAAGATAGCAAAGTTGCTGATGGATGGTTACAACGGTGGAAGTATGGTTTCAACCAACATTCCAAAGAAGGTTGAAGAATACATAGGTTCCCAGAACCCAGAAATTAAGTTGGAGTTTTAG
- the LOC121248708 gene encoding uncharacterized protein LOC121248708 isoform X3, producing MVKISGGATPEDPCCSILQIRCTGVEADVARQDKLNVNACTLPKCQTLLVAPAKVKVEYFDNLLVSSGNGINGLAAADVSVSIEQNEIPGDFVDDDLDHIALKERLRMLLSRKRLELTKPVQKGSSGGLLEILIQQFTEKGKKETHLVEEELVSENQLCDNVESSASVFCRPLVNGSPDDITVESSVTNQYSRALTKSSDDMEILASDSKCSSERMLAESNSCESQDCLPANRSRVHTSTSSTVVEVKVEPRDDHNLHITDWNARHNFYCNKLRLKNKLELSDQLCGGEVDHKPLRDQMKMPTTLVEDSELNIARNIECLKKHVPSALGCSFIAPESTEPLCINRPRKRRKTATDSVETALEEDAPGLLKVLVDKGIFVDEIKLYGEMENDEALDESFSEDSFAELEDVMSKIFSQRDSCLKFAPIRCAKGARSSYCLACLFSLVEQTRYLQFRKWPVEWGWCRDLQSFIFVFKRHNRIVLERPEYGYATYFFEIVDSLPIDWQIKRLVTAMKLSNCGRLSVIENKALVVGEDLTKAEAQVLMEYGWVPNSGLGTMLNYCDRVVHDRKNEKDSSEWKSKIAKLLMDGYNGGSMVSTNIPKKVEEYIGSQNPEIKLEF from the exons ATGGTAAAGATCTCAGGGGGAGCGACTCCTGAAGATCCGTGCTGTAGCATTCTG CAGATTAGATGTACCGGAGTTGAGGCTGATGTTGCTCGGCAAGATAAACTCAATGTCAACGCTTGCACTTTGCCCAAATGTCAGACACTGCTGGTGGCTCCTGCCAAAGTTAAGGTTGAGTATTTTGACAACTTGCTGGTTTCATCGGGTAATGGAATAAATGGTCTTGCCGCTGCTGATGTGTCAGTATCCATTGAGCAAAATGAGATCCCCGGTGACTTTGTTGATGATGATCTTGATCACATTGCTCTGAAAGAGCGGCTGAGGATGCTGCTATCAAG GAAACGGTTGGAGTTGACAAAACCAGTTCAAAAG GGTAGTTCTGGAGGTTTGCTAGAAATCCTAATACAGCAGTTCACTGAGAAGGGGAAGAAAGAGACTCATCTCGTTGAGGAAGAGCTAGTGTCTGAAAATCAACTTTGTGATAACGTTGAAAGTAGTGCTTCTGTTTTCTGCAGACCTTTAGTAAATGGTTCACCAGATGATATTACTGTGGAATCTTCTGTAACCAACCAATATTCACGGGCATTAACTAAATCCAGTGATGATATGGAAATTCTTGCAAGTGACAGCAAATGCTCGTCTGAGAGAATGCTTGCGGAGTCAAATTCATGTGAGTCACAGGATTGTTTGCCTGCCAACAGAAGTCGTGTGCATACTTCTACTTCATCAACTGTTGTTGAGGTCAAGGTTGAACCTAGGGATGACCATAATTTGCACATAACTGACTGGAATGCTAGGCATAACTTTTACTGTAACAAACTGCGGTTGAAGAATAAATTAGAGCTCTCTGATCAACTATGTGGAGGTGAGGTGGACCATAAGCCACTGAGAGATCAGATGAAGATGCCTACTACGCTGGTAGAGGATTCTGAATTGAATATAGCTAGGAACATCGAATGCTTGAAGAAACATGTGCCCTCTGCACTTGGATGTAGCTTTATTGCTCCAGAATCTACAGAACCACTTTGCATCAACCGtccaaggaagagaagaaagacaGCCAC GGATTCAGTTGAAACAGCCCTGGAGGAAGATGCACCTGGACTCCTGAAG GTGTTGGTTGACAAAGGCATATTTGTCGATGAAATTAAGCTTTATGGGGAAATGGAGAATGATGAAGCTCTTGATGAGTCATTTAGTGAAGACAGCTTTGCTGAGCTTGAAGATGTGATGTCGAAG ATTTTCTCTCAGCGCGACTCGTGCCTAAAGTTTGCACCTATACGATGCGCAAAGGGTGCAAGATCTAGTTATTGCTTGGCCTGTCTATTTTCACTCGTGGAGCAG ACACGATATCTACAGTTTCGAAAATGGCCTGTTGAATGGGGCTGGTGCCGAGACCTCCaatcatttatatttgtctTCAAGAGGCATAACAG GATTGTGTTAGAACGTCCTGAATATGGCTATGCGACATACTTCTTTGAGATAGTGGATTCTTTACCAATTGACTGGCAGATCAAGCGCTTAGTGACTGCGATGAAGCTTAGTAACTGCGGCAGGCTTTCAGTAATTGAGAACAAAGCATTAGTG GTTGGAGAAGACTTGACGAAAGCTGAGGCTCAGGTGTTGATGGAATACGGTTGGGTACCGAACAGCGGCTTGGGAACAATGCTCAACTATTGTGACAGAGTTGTGCATGATAGGAAGAATGAGAAGGACAGTTCAGAGTGGAAATCAAAGATAGCAAAGTTGCTGATGGATGGTTACAACGGTGGAAGTATGGTTTCAACCAACATTCCAAAGAAGGTTGAAGAATACATAGGTTCCCAGAACCCAGAAATTAAGTTGGAGTTTTAG